From one Lolium rigidum isolate FL_2022 chromosome 4, APGP_CSIRO_Lrig_0.1, whole genome shotgun sequence genomic stretch:
- the LOC124648040 gene encoding probable folate-biopterin transporter 7 — MEKEQKAEAERAAAAAAQRWVIGAGFWVQGFRLFPWLGVNFFLKDGMGVAASSLQILQASANLPMVAKPLLGLLSDAVPIRGGRRLPYVAIGALLQAVSWLGIALWPSLTLPVLTVFLLLSNFGASICEVANDAIVAEAGKQATSSSGGQLQSFACMFGSSAGALGNLLGGIALSYFSPKAMFLFFAILLVLQFFTTVAIPESSLKLPKAATNASVVSSIRKQVKELSYALCMPEIFWSIIWFSVSYAVIPFLLGTMFFYQTEVLRLDSSVIGLSKVFGQVALLVWSMAYNKCFKAMPARKVLSALQFITAAIMLSDVLFVQGVYRKIGIPDSIYTIVFSGLLEGLMFFKVLPFSVLIANLCPSGCEGSVMAFVMSALALSTIISGYLGVALAEYMGVSGDDFSALPVCLLIEAACTMLPLCCSSLIKERKEKEKKQE, encoded by the exons ATGGAGAAGGAgcagaaggcggaggcggagcgggcggcggcggcggccgcgcagAGGTGGGTGATCGGGGCGGGGTTCTGGGTGCAGGGCTTCCGCCTCTTCCCCTGGCTCGGCGTCAACTTCTTCCTCAAGGACGGCATGGGCGTCGCCGCCTCCTCGCTGCAGATCCTCCAGGCCTCCGCCAACCTGCCCATGGTCGCCAAGccgctcctcggcctcctctccgacgccgTCCCCATCCGCGGCGGACGACGACTGCCCTACGTCGCCATCGGCG CTCTCTTGCAGGCGGTTTCATGGTTAGGAATTGCGCTGTGGCCGTCTCTTACTCTTCCAGTCCTTACCGTTTTTCTCCTCTTGAGTAACTTTGGTGCATCAATATGTGAGGTTGCCAATGATGCCATTGTAGCGGAGGCTGGGAAGCAAGCGACCTCCTCCTCAGGGGGGCAGCTTCAATCCTTTGCCTGTATGTTTGGCTCTTCCGCTGGAGCGTTAGGAAACCTCCTCGGTGGCATTGCTCTCAGTTACTTTTCTCCCAAGGCCATGTTTCTGTTTTTTGCAATCCTTCTCGTGCTCCAGTTCTTCACTACTGTGGCTATACCTGAGAGCTCTCTCAAACTCCCAAAGGCAGCTACTAATGCATCAGTGGTTTCCAGCATCCGCAAACAAGTCAAAGAGTTGTCATATGCACTATGCATGCCTGAAATATTTTGGTCAATCATATGGTTTTCAGTGTCCTATGCTGTCATACCGTTCCTACTTGGGACCATGTTCTTCTATCAGACTGAAGTGTTAAGGCTAGATTCGTCTGTTATCGGCTTATCCAAGGTTTTCGGGCAAGTGGCTCTCTTGGTTTGGAGCATGGCATACAACAAGTGCTTCAAAGCAATGCCTGCACGTAAGGTCTTATCAGCTCTGCAGTTCATCACAGCGGCCATAATGTTATCAGATGTGTTATTTGTTCAGGGAGTATACAGGAAGATCGGAATACCAGACTCCATATACACAATTGTGTTCTCAGGGCTGCTAGAGGGTCTTATGTTCTTCAAGGTGCTACCCTTCAGTGTTCTTATCGCAAACCTTTGCCCTTCTGGGTGCGAGGGATCAGTTATGGCCTTTGTCATGTCTGCACTTGCTCTGTCAACTATTATCAGCGGATATCTTGGTGTTGCGCTTGCTGAATACATGGGAGTATCTGGAGATGATTTCTCAGCGTTGCCGGTTTGCTTGTTGATTGAGGCTGCATGCACAATGCTGCCACTATGTTGCTCATCATTGATCAAGGAgaggaaagagaaagagaagaaaCAAGAGTAG